A window of Polaribacter litorisediminis contains these coding sequences:
- a CDS encoding DUF6090 family protein produces the protein MEKNLPTGQAGKTGKPAFAAGKYFKYAIGEIILVMIGILLALQVSNWNQDRKDRISERKLLDNIHRDFVHNKVFFDSLKVIHYRGLNDLDKLVDLFSLNNDSLKQEAYKKYNLQIKNMTYDPYSSSIESVVNSNALQLIQDENLQKYLVSWKDVFLDYKEDENKYNDYLNDFLWPYYRDVFDYTLKDTAMNQAARNSIKFQNMIITRRINIRGIIYSIENESIENHINEIIRLTQPTN, from the coding sequence ATGGAGAAAAACCTGCCTACCGGACAGGCAGGCAAAACTGGAAAGCCTGCCTTTGCCGCAGGCAAGTATTTTAAATACGCCATTGGCGAAATTATTCTTGTAATGATAGGAATACTTTTAGCATTGCAAGTAAGCAACTGGAATCAAGACCGCAAAGACCGTATTAGCGAACGTAAACTTTTAGACAATATTCATAGGGATTTTGTCCATAATAAAGTGTTTTTTGATTCTCTGAAAGTTATTCACTATCGAGGGCTTAACGACTTGGATAAATTGGTTGATTTGTTTTCTTTAAATAATGATTCTCTAAAGCAGGAAGCTTATAAGAAATACAACTTACAAATAAAAAACATGACCTATGATCCATATTCTAGCTCAATAGAATCTGTAGTCAATTCAAATGCGCTTCAATTAATTCAAGATGAAAATTTACAGAAATATTTAGTCTCCTGGAAAGATGTGTTTCTCGACTATAAAGAAGATGAAAACAAATACAATGATTATTTGAATGACTTCCTTTGGCCTTATTACAGAGATGTATTCGATTATACATTAAAAGATACAGCAATGAACCAGGCCGCAAGAAATTCCATAAAATTTCAAAATATGATTATAACCCGAAGGATTAATATAAGAGGTATTATCTATTCCATAGAGAACGAATCCATAGAAAATCACATCAATGAGATTATTCGATTAACACAACCTACAAACTAA
- a CDS encoding DUF6090 family protein — protein MEQNKTGKYFKYAIGEIILVVIGILIALQINNWNESRKKEQVEKQVLISLFQEVEKDRMMFKEIDYQYKNDLRKLTYFRNLIWQEKHSMEDALSLNGFEGIAFRDVNPNRITYDEMISTGKIYYLSNQALVNEIINYYEIIESYIYELRQSRVEFRSNFYDVSAMADFWLTNYDNDNKELAYHFANNQTTETYKQLKIISEWSIVNIRYSKNSITNLYSKASQLQKLIDKELGHSLILTDDSKPSEENTGIIETIELKRISELVTAGKDIDAIIEIIKKEDKDKPNYFISDKEINRLAYKLLRQDKNKDALKLFKLNIELYPNEFNVYDSYGECLLKMGDTVNGIKAYKKSLELNSDNTNAKIILSEFE, from the coding sequence ATGGAACAAAACAAAACTGGCAAGTATTTTAAATATGCTATTGGAGAAATTATACTTGTGGTGATTGGAATTTTAATAGCCTTACAGATAAATAATTGGAATGAGTCCAGAAAAAAGGAACAAGTTGAGAAACAGGTCTTAATAAGTCTATTTCAAGAAGTCGAGAAAGACAGAATGATGTTCAAAGAAATTGATTATCAATATAAAAATGACTTACGCAAGTTAACTTATTTTAGAAATCTTATCTGGCAAGAAAAGCACAGTATGGAAGACGCGTTATCTCTAAATGGATTTGAAGGCATTGCATTTCGAGATGTAAATCCGAATCGTATTACGTATGATGAAATGATCAGTACTGGTAAAATCTACTATTTATCAAATCAAGCCTTGGTAAATGAAATCATTAATTACTATGAAATCATCGAAAGTTATATCTATGAATTAAGACAAAGCAGAGTTGAATTTAGATCAAATTTTTATGACGTAAGCGCTATGGCTGATTTTTGGTTAACCAATTATGATAATGATAATAAAGAATTAGCGTATCATTTTGCCAATAATCAAACCACCGAAACCTATAAACAATTGAAGATCATTTCAGAATGGAGTATTGTCAATATTCGATATTCGAAGAACTCAATTACTAACTTATATTCTAAAGCGTCCCAACTTCAAAAATTAATTGATAAAGAGCTAGGACACTCGCTAATCCTAACCGATGACTCAAAACCATCAGAAGAAAACACAGGCATCATAGAAACTATCGAACTAAAAAGAATCTCAGAATTAGTAACTGCAGGCAAAGACATTGATGCTATTATCGAAATCATTAAAAAAGAGGATAAAGACAAACCCAATTATTTCATTTCAGATAAAGAGATTAATCGTTTAGCCTATAAGCTTCTGCGACAAGACAAAAATAAGGATGCTCTAAAATTATTTAAACTCAATATAGAATTATATCCAAATGAATTTAATGTGTATGATAGTTATGGAGAATGTCTTTTAAAAATGGGTGATACCGTAAATGGCATAAAAGCTTACAAAAAATCTTTAGAATTAAATTCAGACAATACCAATGCTAAAATAATACTTTCTGAATTTGAGTAA
- a CDS encoding alpha/beta hydrolase, producing MKNTFTLLIIALMAIGCNQSNKSESELSNDNQITIGHIDSLKSDILGETRKIWVHIPKNYQEGKKYPVLYVLDGPGHFHSVTGLIKQLSTNGTFVLPEMIVIAIPNTNRSRDLIPTKVDVDYRTGNKLQYESGGGSAFLDFIEHELIPYVDKTYPTTSLRTYVGHSFGGLSVIHALTTRSHLFDNYLAIDPSFWWDNMAYLETVDSLLSVKDFTNKGLFVGMANTMGGGQDYATVEDDTLGTSAHIRSILKFSKSLDKKDNGLNFEWKYYPQENHGSVPLITEYDGLRFLFDWYQFKEMFELGRPGLYATDEALEVVKSHYENVSQKMGYEIKPAEWFINRLGNHYIWVKNLDLAAALLDLNIANFPNSNNVYDSRGDCYLAARDSLKALEFYRKALETGDNNYSQAKIDRISKALKK from the coding sequence ATGAAAAACACCTTTACACTCTTAATTATAGCCCTAATGGCTATTGGATGTAATCAGTCAAACAAAAGCGAATCAGAATTAAGTAATGACAATCAAATCACTATTGGTCACATTGATTCTCTCAAATCTGATATTCTTGGAGAAACCAGAAAAATATGGGTACATATCCCAAAAAACTATCAGGAAGGCAAAAAATATCCCGTCTTATATGTACTAGATGGTCCGGGACATTTTCATTCTGTAACCGGTTTGATTAAACAATTGAGTACCAATGGTACATTTGTTCTTCCGGAAATGATCGTTATTGCTATTCCGAATACAAATAGAAGTCGCGATTTAATACCCACTAAAGTGGATGTTGATTATCGCACCGGTAATAAACTTCAATATGAGAGTGGTGGAGGTAGTGCTTTTCTTGATTTTATCGAGCATGAGCTGATTCCTTATGTTGACAAAACCTATCCAACTACCTCTTTACGAACGTATGTGGGACATTCATTTGGTGGACTTAGCGTGATACATGCCCTCACCACCAGAAGTCATCTTTTCGACAATTATTTGGCCATTGACCCAAGTTTTTGGTGGGATAATATGGCATATCTGGAAACTGTAGATTCCCTGTTATCGGTGAAAGATTTTACTAATAAGGGACTTTTTGTAGGTATGGCAAATACGATGGGTGGCGGGCAAGACTATGCCACAGTTGAAGACGATACCTTAGGAACTTCAGCACACATACGATCCATATTGAAATTTTCAAAATCATTAGATAAAAAGGATAATGGATTAAATTTTGAATGGAAATACTACCCACAAGAAAATCATGGTAGCGTTCCACTCATTACAGAATATGATGGCTTACGATTTCTATTTGATTGGTATCAATTCAAGGAGATGTTTGAGCTAGGTCGTCCAGGTTTATACGCTACCGATGAGGCTTTGGAAGTGGTGAAATCTCATTATGAAAATGTATCGCAAAAAATGGGATACGAAATAAAGCCTGCTGAGTGGTTCATTAATAGGCTTGGGAACCACTATATATGGGTCAAAAATCTTGATTTGGCAGCTGCCTTGTTAGATCTTAATATTGCCAATTTTCCAAATAGTAATAATGTCTACGATTCAAGGGGTGATTGTTACCTCGCTGCTAGAGACTCCCTGAAAGCATTGGAGTTCTATAGAAAAGCATTGGAAACGGGCGATAATAATTATTCTCAAGCAAAAATAGATAGGATATCCAAAGCACTAAAAAAGTAA
- a CDS encoding DUF2779 domain-containing protein: MLSKSRYLKGLKCTKALWLNKFKREEAYYPESKRQVFATGNTAGDLAQQYFPGGELALVNHYPNSKAIAKTKKLLESGCTTIYEATFAAKNTLVALDILHQIDGKWHAFEVKSTNSVKPEHIRDAAIQYYVMTNSGIEIEDISIMHFDKTYVRYGALNPKELFTYESVFSRMQNYLLEIPENIAAFLEVYQQEEPTVLIGSHCDKPYACEFAKYCHTLTENKSILEEIANQPKLGTDIIYKDEHGIQQFLKDNPFPIYSFDFESAQYGIPEYDNSRPYQQIPFQYSLHYQKDAHSKPEHFEILGNGIDDPREGLILQMSKDLNHKADCGKILMYSSFEKTMLNNLIRDFPKYKDALESIRARLIDLGVVFRRYIKTEATQNTWSLKTVLPTYLPHLSYQDLEIQQGMATVEVYKGFSSLSEIDKEEAHKNMLAYCKLDTFAVLELYNLLY; the protein is encoded by the coding sequence ATGCTATCAAAATCAAGATATTTAAAAGGGCTAAAATGCACTAAAGCATTGTGGCTAAATAAGTTTAAAAGAGAGGAAGCTTATTATCCTGAAAGTAAACGTCAAGTTTTTGCAACAGGAAATACTGCTGGAGATTTAGCGCAACAGTATTTTCCTGGAGGAGAATTGGCTTTAGTAAATCATTATCCAAATTCTAAAGCTATTGCTAAAACAAAAAAATTACTTGAAAGTGGTTGTACAACCATTTATGAAGCCACTTTTGCTGCTAAAAACACCTTAGTTGCTTTGGATATTTTACATCAAATTGATGGAAAATGGCATGCTTTTGAAGTAAAAAGCACCAATTCTGTAAAACCTGAACACATTAGAGATGCTGCTATTCAGTATTATGTAATGACGAATTCAGGAATTGAAATTGAAGATATTTCTATCATGCATTTTGATAAAACCTATGTTAGATATGGAGCTCTGAATCCAAAGGAATTGTTTACTTATGAAAGTGTATTTTCTAGAATGCAAAATTATTTGTTAGAAATTCCTGAAAATATTGCTGCCTTTTTAGAAGTATATCAACAAGAAGAACCAACAGTTTTAATTGGGTCTCATTGTGATAAACCTTATGCCTGCGAATTTGCAAAGTACTGTCATACTTTAACAGAAAATAAATCGATTTTAGAAGAAATTGCAAATCAACCAAAATTAGGCACTGATATTATTTATAAAGATGAACATGGCATCCAACAGTTTTTAAAAGACAATCCTTTTCCTATTTATTCTTTTGATTTTGAGTCTGCACAATATGGAATTCCTGAATATGATAATTCTAGACCCTATCAACAAATTCCTTTTCAGTACAGTTTACATTATCAGAAAGATGCCCATTCTAAACCTGAACATTTTGAGATTTTAGGCAATGGCATTGATGACCCTAGAGAAGGTTTAATACTACAAATGAGTAAAGATTTAAACCATAAAGCAGACTGTGGAAAGATTTTGATGTATTCTAGTTTTGAGAAAACAATGCTTAATAATTTAATCAGAGATTTTCCAAAATATAAAGATGCTTTAGAAAGCATAAGAGCAAGATTGATAGATTTAGGAGTGGTTTTTCGTAGATATATAAAAACGGAAGCCACCCAAAATACCTGGTCTTTAAAAACTGTATTACCTACTTACCTACCTCATCTTTCTTATCAAGATTTGGAAATTCAGCAAGGAATGGCAACTGTCGAAGTTTATAAAGGTTTTTCTAGTTTATCTGAGATAGATAAAGAAGAGGCACATAAAAATATGCTAGCTTATTGTAAGTTGGATACTTTTGCTGTATTAGAATTGTATAATTTATTATATTAA
- a CDS encoding helix-turn-helix transcriptional regulator, whose translation MEKFTNRIKEYLEQEQLKNSTVDTSVISKRQQLILNKLRRGNFTFKEIESYLALESEIQGMVLLASKRTLQRDLFSIAEIYGVEIKYDRSLKKYTIIEDLQSVTQQKLLETVDMYHALQLKDKISDKLIFEQRQPKGTQHLVTILKAINDKKQIKFQYLKYWEDQEEDRTIEPRFLKEYKQRWYAVGIDIQKEQPRIFGLDRIQNLEITASDCKFHNIDVESLFTNSFGIISPNNQKPIDIELTFTAFQAKYIKSLPLHHSQQIIKEDTEQVVFSVFVVPTFDFKMELMSYGSSLLDIKPQSLKNEIIDEHKKAVEIFTRNNLKDNK comes from the coding sequence ATGGAGAAATTCACCAATCGTATCAAAGAATATTTAGAGCAAGAACAATTAAAAAATAGCACAGTGGACACCTCAGTAATCAGTAAAAGACAACAATTAATTCTCAACAAACTCAGAAGAGGAAACTTTACTTTTAAAGAAATTGAAAGTTATTTAGCCTTGGAATCAGAAATTCAAGGGATGGTCCTATTGGCATCAAAAAGAACACTGCAAAGAGATCTATTCAGCATTGCTGAAATATATGGAGTAGAAATCAAGTACGATAGATCCTTAAAAAAGTACACCATTATAGAGGATCTACAATCGGTAACCCAACAAAAACTATTGGAGACTGTCGATATGTACCATGCCTTGCAATTAAAAGATAAAATATCAGATAAATTAATTTTCGAACAACGCCAACCAAAAGGAACACAGCATTTAGTGACCATTCTAAAGGCTATAAACGATAAAAAGCAAATCAAATTTCAGTATCTGAAATACTGGGAAGATCAAGAAGAGGATAGAACCATTGAGCCGAGGTTCTTAAAAGAATACAAACAACGATGGTATGCTGTTGGAATAGACATTCAAAAAGAGCAACCTAGAATATTTGGTTTAGACAGAATTCAAAATCTAGAAATAACGGCATCCGATTGTAAGTTTCACAATATTGATGTAGAGTCGTTATTTACAAATAGCTTCGGAATCATTTCGCCAAACAATCAAAAGCCAATTGATATAGAACTTACGTTTACTGCTTTTCAAGCAAAATACATTAAGAGCTTGCCTTTACATCACTCACAACAAATCATAAAAGAAGATACAGAACAAGTCGTTTTCAGTGTTTTTGTAGTGCCAACATTCGACTTTAAAATGGAGTTGATGTCTTACGGAAGTTCATTGCTAGACATAAAACCTCAAAGTCTTAAAAATGAAATAATTGATGAGCATAAAAAGGCGGTAGAAATATTTACGAGAAATAATTTAAAAGATAACAAATAA
- a CDS encoding uracil-DNA glycosylase family protein, whose translation MDISNKLQDLNSKWRASRPSYKNFANDGILNYSEYKKQNPKILYLLKESHSGFVNIAPHPEGYGPIGDSNVFWRYMRGYEYIITKVLNNQEYDEKKLMILKENKNVNTAYVNIKKQCDYNKTSNPKEIEIYTNNDKEFLIEQIELINPDVIYCAGTFSFYQILYNDVNKLSNKVYKSNNRIIIDYYHLSHRSGYKTFKELYDLISEIN comes from the coding sequence ATGGACATTTCAAATAAACTACAAGACTTAAATTCTAAATGGAGAGCTTCAAGACCTTCTTATAAAAATTTTGCAAATGATGGTATCTTAAACTATTCTGAATATAAAAAGCAGAATCCCAAAATATTATACTTGTTAAAAGAATCTCATTCGGGCTTTGTAAATATAGCTCCACATCCTGAAGGGTATGGACCAATTGGCGACAGCAATGTCTTTTGGAGATATATGAGAGGTTATGAGTATATAATAACTAAGGTTTTAAATAATCAAGAGTATGATGAAAAAAAACTGATGATATTGAAAGAAAATAAAAATGTTAATACTGCTTATGTTAACATAAAAAAACAATGTGATTATAATAAAACTTCTAATCCTAAAGAAATTGAAATTTATACAAATAATGATAAAGAGTTTCTTATTGAACAAATTGAACTAATAAACCCTGATGTGATTTACTGTGCAGGTACTTTTAGTTTTTACCAAATATTATACAATGATGTAAATAAGTTGTCTAATAAAGTCTATAAATCAAATAATAGAATAATTATCGATTACTATCATCTATCACATCGGTCAGGGTATAAGACTTTTAAGGAATTATACGATTTAATTAGCGAAATTAATTAA
- a CDS encoding DnaB-like helicase C-terminal domain-containing protein: MKTTTTLLKALEKEPNNNREDIKTSFPKFDKFTKGLQPGQLILMAGRPGMGNLTFVKCLVLNTSIRHQNPVAVFSLEQTAETYLQKMIATEAGISYIEVQRQDHSEETTINLNQAINKIEKAAIFINDELEFSLNVISSKITELKNAQDIKLVMIHGYELVTYQEYAKDSRKQELDTIAKQLKILAEELNITIIITHQLSDISQAHSHKEVLPSLKEIYQDTPIAKVDTPVLGGIRNQ, encoded by the coding sequence ATGAAAACCACTACCACACTTTTAAAAGCATTAGAAAAAGAGCCTAATAACAATAGAGAAGACATAAAAACAAGCTTCCCTAAATTTGATAAATTCACGAAGGGTTTACAACCTGGTCAACTCATTCTAATGGCTGGAAGGCCAGGTATGGGAAATTTAACCTTTGTCAAATGTCTAGTGCTCAATACAAGCATCAGACATCAAAATCCAGTAGCTGTATTTTCATTGGAGCAAACAGCCGAAACCTATTTACAAAAAATGATAGCGACAGAAGCAGGCATATCCTATATCGAGGTTCAAAGACAAGACCATTCTGAAGAAACTACTATAAACCTGAATCAAGCAATTAATAAAATTGAAAAAGCAGCCATTTTTATAAATGATGAGTTAGAATTTTCTTTAAATGTGATAAGTTCGAAAATAACAGAGCTCAAAAATGCTCAGGATATAAAATTGGTCATGATCCACGGGTATGAACTGGTAACTTACCAAGAGTATGCAAAAGACTCTAGAAAACAAGAACTAGATACCATTGCAAAGCAATTAAAAATCCTTGCAGAAGAACTCAATATAACAATCATAATTACCCATCAACTTTCTGATATTTCTCAAGCACATTCCCATAAAGAAGTATTGCCTAGTTTAAAGGAAATATACCAAGATACACCCATCGCAAAGGTAGACACTCCAGTATTGGGAGGCATACGAAACCAATAG